In Prescottella soli, a genomic segment contains:
- a CDS encoding DUF4873 domain-containing protein, with translation MTDFTDQHDEPAGYRGPAHVTVAPHPPVIVDVELSGNFDPISGRFVWRGRVRELTPALGGGVDVPAATELTVTTPDGSGVARVSGTDLWGSHMVDGVTRPPFPILEDLENTEGLI, from the coding sequence GTGACCGACTTCACCGACCAGCACGACGAACCGGCCGGCTACCGGGGCCCCGCCCACGTCACCGTCGCCCCGCACCCCCCGGTGATCGTCGACGTCGAGCTGTCCGGCAACTTCGACCCGATCAGCGGCCGGTTCGTGTGGCGCGGACGGGTGCGGGAGCTGACGCCCGCGCTCGGCGGCGGAGTCGACGTGCCCGCAGCGACCGAACTGACCGTCACGACCCCGGACGGGTCCGGGGTGGCCCGGGTCAGCGGCACGGACCTGTGGGGCAGCCACATGGTCGACGGCGTCACCCGCCCGCCGTTCCCGATCCTCGAGGATCTGGAGAACACCGAGGGGCTCATCTAG
- a CDS encoding DUF2516 family protein, whose product MTFNAHGLTGLIMTVLWLIALAGAVFAVFHAVRQRRDAFTAVDKLTKPIWLGILVASLLVIFLFGPVHMLGLIAVVAVCVYLVDVRPRVDDIQRGPRW is encoded by the coding sequence GTGACATTCAACGCCCACGGGCTCACCGGCCTGATCATGACCGTGCTCTGGCTGATCGCGCTCGCCGGAGCGGTCTTCGCGGTCTTCCATGCGGTCCGCCAGCGCAGGGACGCGTTCACCGCCGTGGACAAGCTGACCAAGCCGATCTGGCTCGGCATCCTCGTCGCGTCCCTGCTCGTGATCTTCCTGTTCGGGCCGGTCCACATGCTCGGGCTCATCGCGGTGGTGGCCGTGTGTGTCTACCTCGTCGACGTCCGTCCCCGGGTCGACGACATCCAGCGGGGTCCGCGCTGGTAG
- a CDS encoding heparin-binding hemagglutinin, with amino-acid sequence MTDPKFIENVKTPFYAAVGTGDLVVQAVADVVSQVRARTENTNTDMSGRLDEARERWANLPNEVSDGVEQLRERLAALPSELPEELAELRERFTAEELRKVAEAYLKVASDLYVALAERGEEAVERIRRQPAVEEQIGRAEAAFGDAVELTEEALGTVARQTRAVGEQAAKLAGRAAGRISDVADEAAVVLSETGDSVASRLSETGDTVANRVEAAGERAESTSAAAAERVEAASPKAAPAPRPAAKKAPAKKAAPAKTTPASVAKKAPAAKKAPAKKATD; translated from the coding sequence ATGACTGATCCGAAGTTCATCGAGAACGTGAAGACCCCGTTCTACGCTGCCGTCGGCACCGGTGACCTGGTGGTCCAGGCCGTCGCCGACGTCGTGTCCCAGGTGCGGGCACGCACCGAGAACACGAACACCGACATGTCCGGTCGGCTCGACGAGGCCCGCGAGCGCTGGGCCAACTTGCCCAACGAGGTGTCCGACGGCGTCGAGCAGCTGCGCGAGCGCCTCGCCGCGCTGCCGTCCGAGCTTCCCGAGGAGCTCGCCGAGCTGCGCGAGCGGTTCACCGCCGAGGAGCTGCGCAAGGTCGCCGAGGCGTACCTCAAGGTCGCGTCCGACCTGTACGTCGCACTCGCCGAGCGCGGCGAGGAGGCCGTCGAGCGCATCCGCCGGCAGCCGGCCGTCGAGGAGCAGATCGGGCGTGCCGAGGCTGCCTTCGGCGACGCCGTCGAACTGACCGAGGAGGCGCTCGGCACCGTGGCGCGTCAGACGCGCGCCGTCGGTGAGCAGGCCGCGAAGCTCGCCGGCCGCGCCGCCGGGCGCATCAGCGACGTCGCCGACGAGGCCGCCGTGGTGCTGTCGGAGACCGGGGACTCCGTCGCCAGCCGCCTGTCCGAGACCGGTGACACCGTCGCGAACCGCGTCGAGGCCGCCGGTGAGCGTGCCGAGTCGACGTCCGCTGCCGCCGCCGAGCGCGTCGAGGCTGCCTCTCCCAAGGCTGCCCCGGCCCCGCGGCCCGCCGCCAAGAAGGCTCCGGCGAAGAAGGCTGCACCCGCCAAGACCACCCCGGCTTCGGTGGCCAAGAAGGCTCCCGCCGCCAAGAAGGCCCCGGCGAAGAAGGCCACCGACTGA
- a CDS encoding TetR/AcrR family transcriptional regulator: MWRTPVPKQSADLQQTTEETTVKSEKPDGRKRRWREHKIARREELVDGTIAAIRARGRDVGMDDIASEIGVSKTVLYRYFTDKNDLTSATMMRYVETILAPRMYEAIGEDLDEYDLTRVAISAYVETVAADPEVYLYVMANSSGPNRDVVADSERMIAELLATVLGERLRGMDMDSGGSVPWAYGVVGAVQLATHWWISNQSMSTDDLIDYLVMMTWGGISGIAASNGSPTRFKSVPHPLREESSED, from the coding sequence ATGTGGCGAACCCCAGTGCCGAAACAAAGCGCAGATCTGCAGCAGACAACCGAAGAGACGACCGTCAAGAGCGAGAAGCCCGACGGCCGCAAGCGTCGCTGGCGCGAGCACAAGATCGCGCGCCGCGAGGAACTCGTCGACGGCACGATCGCCGCGATCCGAGCGCGGGGACGCGACGTCGGAATGGACGACATCGCGTCGGAGATCGGCGTCTCGAAGACCGTCCTGTACCGGTACTTCACCGACAAGAACGACCTGACGAGCGCGACGATGATGCGCTACGTCGAGACGATCCTGGCTCCGCGGATGTACGAGGCGATCGGCGAGGATCTCGACGAGTACGACCTCACCCGCGTCGCGATCTCCGCGTACGTCGAGACCGTCGCGGCGGATCCCGAGGTGTACCTGTACGTGATGGCGAACAGTTCGGGACCCAACCGCGACGTGGTCGCCGATTCCGAGCGCATGATCGCCGAGCTGCTCGCCACGGTCCTCGGCGAGCGGCTGCGCGGCATGGACATGGACTCCGGAGGCTCGGTGCCGTGGGCGTACGGCGTCGTCGGGGCGGTGCAGTTGGCGACGCACTGGTGGATCTCGAACCAGTCGATGTCGACGGACGACCTCATCGACTACCTCGTGATGATGACGTGGGGCGGTATCTCGGGCATCGCGGCGTCCAACGGTTCGCCGACCCGGTTCAAGTCGGTACCGCACCCGCTGCGCGAGGAGTCCTCCGAGGACTGA
- a CDS encoding DUF445 domain-containing protein: MKAVATGFLVFATVIYLFCRWQEVRGAGAWVGYVRAASEAGMVGALADWFAVTALFRHPLGLKIPHTAIIKRKKDQLGESLSNFVGDNFLAPEVVSAKVENAQIPLRVGTWMAEPAHAQRVAAETATLLRGVVEVLEDDDITAIIDNTIVRRIAEPDWGPPIGKVLAELLRENRQLPLLDLLAERAHQWALNSQDTIDRIISRDSPSWSPKFVDAMLGEKIYRELVEFTWKVRSNPEHEVRLAANRFLIDFADDLQNDPATIAKAESIKAEIMGREEITGLAAATWRVAKRLIMESVDDPNSTLRRKIAENVVHLGVRLRDDADLRAKVDGWLLSGTRYIAENYTDEITAVITETVQRWDAEEASRKIELQVGRDLQFIRINGTVVGALAGLSIYTISELLFT, encoded by the coding sequence ATGAAGGCGGTCGCGACCGGTTTCCTGGTCTTCGCGACCGTCATCTACCTGTTCTGCCGGTGGCAGGAGGTCCGCGGCGCCGGCGCGTGGGTCGGGTACGTGCGTGCCGCGTCGGAGGCCGGCATGGTCGGCGCGCTGGCCGACTGGTTCGCGGTTACCGCGCTGTTCCGGCATCCCCTCGGGCTGAAGATCCCGCACACCGCGATCATCAAGCGCAAGAAGGATCAGCTCGGCGAGAGCCTGAGCAACTTCGTCGGCGACAACTTCCTCGCCCCCGAGGTCGTCTCGGCCAAGGTCGAGAACGCGCAGATCCCGCTGCGGGTGGGGACCTGGATGGCCGAACCCGCGCACGCGCAGCGCGTCGCCGCGGAGACGGCGACGCTGCTGCGGGGCGTCGTGGAGGTCCTCGAGGACGACGACATCACCGCAATCATCGACAACACCATCGTCCGGCGGATCGCCGAGCCCGACTGGGGTCCGCCCATCGGCAAGGTGCTGGCCGAACTGCTGCGCGAGAACCGGCAGCTGCCGCTGCTGGACCTGCTCGCCGAACGGGCCCACCAGTGGGCGCTCAACAGCCAGGACACGATCGACCGCATCATCAGCCGGGACTCGCCGTCGTGGTCGCCCAAGTTCGTGGACGCGATGCTGGGCGAGAAGATCTACCGCGAGCTGGTCGAGTTCACGTGGAAGGTCCGGTCGAACCCGGAGCACGAGGTGCGGCTCGCCGCGAACCGGTTCCTCATCGATTTCGCCGACGACCTGCAGAACGATCCCGCGACCATCGCGAAGGCCGAGTCGATCAAGGCCGAGATCATGGGGCGCGAGGAGATCACCGGGCTCGCCGCCGCGACGTGGCGCGTGGCCAAGCGGCTCATCATGGAGTCCGTCGACGACCCGAACAGCACCCTGCGCCGCAAGATCGCCGAGAACGTCGTCCATCTCGGGGTGCGACTGCGCGACGACGCCGACCTGCGCGCCAAGGTCGACGGCTGGCTGCTGTCGGGTACCCGGTACATCGCCGAGAACTACACCGACGAGATCACCGCGGTCATCACCGAGACCGTGCAGCGGTGGGACGCCGAGGAAGCGAGCCGCAAGATCGAGCTCCAGGTGGGCCGAGATCTGCAGTTCATCCGCATCAACGGCACCGTCGTCGGCGCCCTCGCCGGCCTGTCCATCTACACGATCTCGGAGCTGCTCTTCACCTGA
- a CDS encoding helix-turn-helix domain-containing protein — protein sequence MVDEPDDMSGAARVVAGAAQDIGSFIRSQREAAQVSLRQLAQLAGVSNPYLSQIERGLRKPSADVLAQIAKGLRVSSEVLYMQAGILEKRPHSPVRDALLADGAITERQKQVLLEIYESFCRENDPKQSETADQAPGGMAASDEEEHEIADPLDRRSEND from the coding sequence ATGGTCGACGAGCCCGACGACATGAGCGGTGCGGCACGCGTTGTCGCCGGCGCCGCTCAGGACATCGGCAGTTTCATTCGTTCGCAGCGAGAAGCGGCACAGGTCTCACTGCGCCAGCTCGCCCAACTCGCCGGCGTCAGCAATCCCTACCTGAGTCAGATCGAACGTGGACTGCGCAAGCCGTCCGCCGACGTCCTCGCGCAGATCGCGAAGGGGCTCCGGGTCTCGTCCGAGGTTCTGTACATGCAGGCAGGGATCCTCGAGAAGCGCCCGCACAGCCCGGTCCGGGACGCCTTGCTGGCCGACGGTGCCATCACCGAACGCCAGAAGCAGGTGCTGCTCGAGATCTACGAGTCGTTCTGTCGGGAGAACGACCCGAAACAGTCCGAAACCGCCGATCAGGCCCCGGGGGGTATGGCTGCCTCGGACGAAGAAGAGCACGAGATCGCAGATCCACTCGACAGGAGATCCGAGAATGACTGA